Proteins encoded by one window of Metamycoplasma subdolum:
- a CDS encoding RDD family protein: MIVKQNKLANPWIRLLATIIDNLIFLSIFLAVSFLVFDYQKSTYRFSKYFYYLWLSSGIILIIINQIVLPVFLKGKSIGMLICKIHVLNLEHRRRFSKAVFDRSRLFGFLWLCIICFYVVLISPETFIKISQVGFKKEDLNLVQKIFFAIPLTLTSFGLIVQVVFVISNFSTNRIGWNDKFSNTRTVWDNKFDEIEEDDNVLEKIIPIKRVLPKIEFEN, encoded by the coding sequence ATGATAGTTAAACAAAATAAATTAGCTAATCCTTGAATTAGATTACTTGCTACAATAATTGACAATTTAATATTTTTGTCAATATTTTTAGCTGTAAGTTTTTTAGTATTTGACTATCAGAAAAGTACATATAGATTTTCTAAATATTTCTATTATTTATGACTTTCATCTGGAATCATTTTAATAATAATTAATCAAATAGTTTTACCTGTTTTTTTAAAAGGAAAATCCATCGGAATGCTAATTTGTAAAATACATGTTTTAAATCTTGAACATAGGCGAAGGTTTTCAAAAGCAGTATTTGATAGATCAAGGTTATTTGGCTTTCTATGACTTTGCATAATTTGTTTTTATGTTGTTTTAATTAGTCCAGAAACGTTTATTAAAATTTCACAAGTTGGATTTAAAAAAGAAGATCTAAACTTAGTACAAAAAATTTTCTTTGCTATTCCATTAACCCTAACTTCATTTGGTTTAATTGTTCAAGTGGTATTTGTTATTTCAAATTTTTCAACAAATCGTATTGGCTGAAATGATAAGTTTTCAAATACAAGAACAGTTTGAGACAATAAATTTGATGAGATTGAAGAAGATGATAATGTGCTAGAAAAAATTATCCCAATCAAAAGAGTGTTACCTAAAATCGAGTTTGAAAATTAA
- a CDS encoding glycosyltransferase yields the protein MDPIYTNPILTFIVPVYKPTKNLDLILYNLLKQKHQNFHVIIVIDKPSDEDYEAIDKFKKIFANRLKIIINTVHQNIVTAIKQATPYIKTEYTQVFYSYLHIKSEYTMHLENFINNTSTHPDFIEVSGYCRGVVKHNFFRDKFKEEVVVDLSKEVKTYSIVTPYPFNKIIKSSIFIDVFDEIKTRFNNLQYSVIFNYLPLLKSKTFAWIKRTWIEDWNERIILFNPLIISKEWEFLDPIIMQENVEVQEAMLFAKTLHLTYFAAGYLGQTKTKKNTNEDKSVKLMKKQLLTIVNTFKEENKEELNKNRYFKLNEVQLLSDKDFQNPSNWDWILKNFTW from the coding sequence ATGGATCCAATTTATACTAACCCAATTTTGACTTTCATAGTTCCAGTTTATAAACCAACAAAAAATCTTGATTTAATTCTTTATAACTTGTTAAAACAAAAACATCAAAATTTTCACGTCATTATTGTTATTGATAAACCAAGTGACGAAGATTATGAAGCAATTGATAAATTTAAAAAGATTTTTGCTAATCGCTTAAAAATTATTATTAATACTGTTCATCAAAATATTGTGACTGCAATTAAACAAGCAACACCTTATATAAAAACAGAATACACACAAGTTTTTTACTCATATCTTCATATAAAAAGTGAATATACAATGCACCTTGAAAATTTCATCAATAATACCTCAACACATCCTGATTTTATTGAAGTTTCAGGATATTGCAGAGGAGTTGTTAAACATAACTTTTTTAGAGATAAGTTTAAAGAAGAAGTTGTTGTTGATTTATCAAAAGAGGTAAAAACTTATTCAATAGTTACTCCTTATCCATTTAATAAAATAATTAAATCTTCAATCTTTATTGATGTTTTTGATGAAATCAAAACAAGATTTAATAACTTACAATATTCAGTTATTTTTAATTATTTACCATTACTTAAATCTAAAACTTTCGCTTGAATCAAAAGAACTTGAATTGAAGATTGAAATGAAAGAATCATTTTATTTAATCCATTAATCATAAGCAAAGAGTGAGAATTTTTAGACCCAATAATTATGCAAGAAAACGTAGAAGTTCAAGAAGCGATGTTATTTGCAAAAACATTACATTTAACTTATTTTGCCGCAGGATATTTAGGTCAAACTAAAACCAAGAAAAATACTAATGAAGATAAATCAGTTAAATTAATGAAAAAGCAACTATTAACTATAGTTAATACATTCAAAGAAGAAAATAAAGAAGAGCTTAACAAGAATAGATATTTTAAACTAAATGAAGTTCAACTTTTAAGCGACAAAGATTTTCAAAACCCTTCAAATTGAGATTGGATTCTTAAAAACTTTACATGATAG